A region from the Stutzerimonas stutzeri genome encodes:
- a CDS encoding amidohydrolase family protein: MTGLQPPALTGVDTHAHIFHQDLPMAPDRRYSPHYDAQVEQYLEHLDRNGLSHGVLIQPSFLGTDNQFMLDALRRYPQRLRGVAVVDAQISEAQLDELAEAGVVGIRLNLIGKSLTDYSGPVWQALFKRLASRGWQVEIQRGIDDVALVAASILACGVRVVIDHFGLPNGGIDVQKPSHQAFLELLAEERVWLKLSAPYRSHSGLAEASRVLAQAREASGGIERFLWGSDWPNTQFEDHTDYDRQVAFIEALLPDAGERAQVLMDNPAKLFGFGVSR; encoded by the coding sequence ATGACCGGCCTTCAACCGCCCGCCCTCACCGGCGTGGACACCCACGCTCACATTTTCCACCAGGATCTGCCGATGGCGCCGGACCGCCGTTACAGCCCGCATTACGATGCGCAGGTGGAGCAGTACCTCGAGCACCTCGATCGCAACGGGCTGTCGCACGGCGTGCTGATCCAGCCGAGTTTTCTCGGCACCGACAACCAGTTCATGCTCGATGCGCTCCGTCGCTATCCGCAGCGCCTGCGCGGCGTCGCGGTGGTCGATGCACAGATCAGCGAGGCGCAGCTGGACGAATTGGCCGAGGCCGGTGTGGTGGGCATTCGCCTGAATCTCATCGGCAAGTCATTGACCGACTACAGCGGCCCCGTCTGGCAGGCCCTGTTCAAGCGGCTGGCGTCGCGTGGCTGGCAGGTCGAAATCCAGCGCGGCATTGACGACGTGGCGTTGGTTGCGGCATCGATCCTGGCGTGCGGCGTCCGGGTGGTCATCGATCACTTCGGCCTGCCGAATGGTGGCATCGATGTCCAGAAGCCCAGCCACCAGGCCTTTCTCGAGTTGCTCGCAGAGGAGCGCGTATGGCTCAAGTTGTCGGCGCCCTACCGCAGCCATTCAGGGCTGGCCGAAGCCTCGCGAGTACTGGCACAGGCGCGTGAGGCCAGCGGCGGCATCGAGCGATTCCTCTGGGGCAGCGATTGGCCCAACACCCAGTTCGAAGATCACACCGACTACGACCGGCAGGTCGCCTTCATCGAGGCACTGCTGCCGGACGCGGGCGAGCGCGCCCAGGTGCTGATGGATAACCCGGCGAAGCTGTTCGGCTTCGGCGTTTCCCGCTAA
- a CDS encoding GntR family transcriptional regulator has product MNASTLGYDERLPLYQRLREEMLAKIAAGEWTPGAPIPTEAELTKLYGVAIGTVRKAVDTLVNEGLLLRSQGRGTFVRRPNFDASLARFFRQVNASGGREIPTSRILSKTLQKPSQRVATALELEEGEQVVHMERLRMIEGRTLFHEDIWLPATRFGALLEIDSEQFGELLYPFYEQQCGQCIASAKETLTVGAADRAMAKTLSIDEGAPVVTIERTALGYDRSALEYRISRAAAEGFRYQIDIS; this is encoded by the coding sequence ATGAATGCCTCGACACTCGGATACGACGAGCGCTTGCCGCTCTATCAACGTCTGCGGGAAGAAATGCTGGCCAAGATCGCGGCGGGCGAGTGGACGCCCGGTGCACCCATTCCGACCGAAGCGGAACTGACCAAGCTCTATGGCGTGGCCATTGGCACGGTGCGCAAAGCAGTGGATACGCTGGTCAACGAAGGCTTGCTGTTGCGCAGCCAGGGGCGCGGTACTTTTGTGCGCCGCCCCAACTTCGATGCCTCACTGGCGCGATTTTTCCGGCAGGTCAACGCCAGCGGCGGGCGCGAAATCCCCACCAGCCGAATCTTGTCCAAGACGCTGCAAAAGCCGTCGCAGCGAGTCGCGACGGCACTCGAGTTGGAAGAGGGCGAGCAGGTCGTGCACATGGAGCGCTTGCGCATGATTGAAGGCCGCACCCTGTTTCACGAGGACATCTGGCTGCCTGCCACGCGCTTTGGTGCGCTGTTGGAGATCGATTCCGAACAGTTTGGCGAATTGCTCTATCCGTTTTACGAGCAACAGTGCGGGCAATGCATCGCCTCGGCCAAGGAAACCCTTACCGTCGGCGCTGCCGACCGCGCCATGGCGAAAACCCTGTCGATCGACGAGGGCGCGCCGGTCGTCACCATCGAGCGCACGGCCCTGGGCTACGACCGGTCTGCACTGGAATACCGTATCTCCCGCGCGGCGGCCGAGGGATTTCGCTATCAGATCGATATTTCCTGA
- a CDS encoding ester cyclase, with the protein MTGAELTDRYRGYIACLNDQNWPELDRFVDDEVQYNGQRVGLVGYRRMLEEDFRTIPDLHFDIALLTVEPPHVACRLLFDCTPAGMLFGFPVNGKRVAFSENVFYEFHDGKIRHVWSVIDKAAVGAQV; encoded by the coding sequence ATGACCGGCGCCGAGCTCACCGATCGCTACCGCGGCTATATCGCCTGCTTGAATGATCAGAACTGGCCGGAGCTGGACCGTTTCGTCGATGACGAGGTGCAGTACAACGGTCAGCGAGTCGGGCTGGTGGGTTATCGCAGGATGCTCGAGGAAGACTTCCGGACGATCCCGGATCTGCATTTCGATATCGCCCTGCTGACAGTCGAGCCGCCACATGTGGCGTGTCGGCTGCTGTTCGACTGCACGCCGGCAGGCATGCTGTTCGGCTTTCCGGTCAATGGAAAGAGGGTCGCCTTCAGCGAGAACGTGTTCTACGAATTCCACGATGGAAAGATTCGGCACGTTTGGTCAGTGATCGATAAGGCGGCGGTTGGCGCTCAGGTCTAG
- a CDS encoding putative quinol monooxygenase, with the protein MYGLIAKINVVSGQRDALASILIEGISGMLGCLSYVVAQDPTDPDAIWVTEVWDNQHSHQASLSLPSVQQAISRGKPLISGFGERFETQPVGGYGLGTSLYG; encoded by the coding sequence ATGTACGGTCTGATTGCAAAGATTAACGTTGTGTCAGGTCAGCGTGACGCGCTGGCCTCCATTCTCATTGAGGGTATCAGCGGCATGCTGGGTTGCCTTAGCTATGTGGTAGCGCAAGACCCCACTGATCCTGATGCCATCTGGGTGACCGAGGTGTGGGACAACCAACACAGCCATCAGGCTTCCTTGTCATTGCCCTCGGTTCAGCAAGCCATTTCACGCGGCAAGCCGCTCATTAGCGGTTTCGGCGAGCGCTTCGAGACCCAGCCCGTTGGCGGTTATGGGCTTGGCACTAGCCTGTATGGCTGA
- a CDS encoding DUF2798 domain-containing protein yields the protein MIARRYAPLLFALLLSGFMSLMVSGISTLRATGPVPGFFELWISAWLAAWLFAFPAVLVVTPLARRAVERLVRND from the coding sequence ATGATCGCCCGTCGATACGCCCCGCTGCTGTTCGCCCTGCTGCTTTCCGGGTTCATGTCGCTGATGGTGTCCGGCATCTCGACGCTGCGTGCGACGGGCCCGGTGCCCGGCTTTTTCGAGCTCTGGATCAGCGCATGGCTGGCCGCCTGGCTGTTCGCCTTTCCTGCGGTGCTGGTGGTCACGCCATTGGCCCGTCGCGCGGTCGAGCGACTGGTCAGGAACGATTGA
- a CDS encoding flavodoxin family protein: protein MTQIAVIYHSAHGHTAHIARMIIEGIGQVPGIEAQLLEAGALVSAPNTVLPFDGYILGSPTYLGGVSAPVKAFMDATGPLWRTQQLRGKLAAGFTVSSLPAGDKQSTLLSMFTFCMQHGMLWVGNPILPEQHQGVPYEEAANRLGSWSGLMAQADKQSASDAFAPGDIKTARMFGQHFAETLLRLHGQPPFAAKREARS from the coding sequence ATGACACAGATCGCAGTCATCTACCACAGCGCCCATGGACACACCGCGCACATCGCCCGAATGATCATCGAAGGTATCGGCCAGGTGCCCGGCATCGAAGCGCAGCTGCTCGAGGCCGGGGCGCTTGTCTCAGCGCCCAACACAGTGCTGCCGTTCGACGGTTATATCCTCGGCTCGCCGACTTATCTGGGTGGCGTATCCGCGCCGGTCAAGGCGTTCATGGATGCCACCGGGCCGCTGTGGCGCACGCAACAACTACGCGGCAAGCTGGCCGCCGGCTTCACCGTATCCTCGCTACCGGCCGGAGACAAACAGTCGACATTGTTGTCGATGTTCACCTTCTGCATGCAGCACGGGATGCTCTGGGTGGGCAACCCGATCCTCCCTGAGCAGCATCAGGGCGTGCCTTATGAGGAGGCTGCCAATCGCCTGGGCTCCTGGTCCGGGCTGATGGCACAGGCTGACAAGCAGTCGGCGTCCGATGCCTTCGCGCCGGGCGATATCAAGACAGCGCGGATGTTCGGCCAACACTTCGCCGAGACCCTGCTGCGCCTGCATGGCCAGCCACCATTCGCCGCGAAGCGGGAGGCACGCTCATGA
- a CDS encoding DUF2938 domain-containing protein translates to MTSLTHSLILACGLGIGATAVMDLWLMVLNRLGVTTLNFAFIGRWGGHLLRGQLRHAAIARSHPIRGELALGWLLHYATGIAFAALLLALQGSAWAVEPTLLPALTMGLATVIVPLFLIQPAMGSGFAARRTPTPLKNCLRSLANHGVFGLGLYLSAVALDGWLK, encoded by the coding sequence ATGACATCACTGACGCACTCACTCATTCTGGCCTGCGGCCTCGGTATCGGCGCCACCGCGGTCATGGACCTGTGGTTGATGGTCCTCAACCGTCTGGGTGTGACGACACTCAACTTCGCTTTCATTGGGCGCTGGGGCGGCCATTTGCTGCGCGGTCAGCTTAGGCATGCGGCGATCGCCAGATCGCATCCCATCAGAGGCGAACTGGCTCTCGGCTGGCTGTTGCACTACGCCACCGGTATCGCCTTCGCCGCGCTGCTGCTCGCCCTTCAAGGCAGCGCATGGGCCGTCGAACCGACCCTGTTGCCGGCACTGACGATGGGGCTCGCCACCGTCATTGTCCCCCTGTTCCTTATCCAGCCCGCCATGGGCTCCGGCTTCGCCGCGCGCCGGACGCCCACGCCGCTGAAGAATTGCCTGCGCAGTTTGGCCAATCATGGCGTGTTCGGACTCGGCCTGTACCTGTCCGCCGTCGCGCTCGACGGCTGGCTGAAATGA
- a CDS encoding helix-turn-helix domain-containing protein → MDISDVARRSGVPASALRFYEEKGLIASLGRPGERRRFAPQVLDQLALIALGQSAGFTLEEIRAMFAPNGKPNIDRSMLAAKADELDATIRRLRAMSKGLRHAAACPAPSHAECPTFQCLLGAAVPGTRKRGRAMRARHPEK, encoded by the coding sequence ATGGATATTTCAGACGTGGCCAGGCGTTCCGGCGTACCAGCGTCGGCGCTGCGCTTCTACGAAGAAAAGGGGTTGATCGCCTCGCTCGGCCGCCCGGGCGAACGGCGCCGTTTCGCGCCGCAGGTGCTCGATCAGCTGGCGTTGATCGCGCTCGGCCAGTCGGCCGGTTTCACGCTCGAGGAAATTCGCGCGATGTTCGCGCCGAACGGCAAACCCAACATCGACCGCTCCATGCTGGCGGCCAAGGCCGATGAACTGGACGCTACCATCAGGCGCCTTCGCGCCATGAGCAAAGGCCTGCGCCACGCCGCCGCCTGCCCTGCACCCAGCCATGCCGAATGCCCCACCTTCCAGTGTTTACTCGGCGCGGCGGTGCCGGGAACCCGCAAGCGCGGGCGCGCCATGCGCGCCCGTCATCCGGAGAAATGA
- a CDS encoding sterol desaturase family protein codes for MGVLEFLHYVVIAPVVDQFTKIFDLNGRIGVLFLCLSYAVAYGLFRYRKQHGLTDAGSFWQFIGGNAVHWHPSALLDYRYYLMRGVLKVVLVIPIVGLVDPHILRSADYMGFFTNLWGARPQLGQTLWLSLLYGLGVFLISDFTHYWVHRAFHCRWLWAFHKVHHSAPVMVPVTASRVHVLEKVVGKLVDVIFLGAYAGAFWYACGGEISRYTLFGVTYLVFIFNALASNLRHSHVWLSFGPRLEHVLNSPAQHQIHHSDAPRHFHKNFGTNLSIWDWMFGTLYVTTSKPEEIRFGTAEQDSHRYLTLYSLIVTPFVDIARQSWPAKRPLTPRGRAPEA; via the coding sequence ATGGGCGTTCTTGAATTCCTTCATTACGTCGTGATCGCACCGGTCGTCGACCAGTTCACCAAGATCTTCGATCTCAACGGCCGCATCGGCGTGCTGTTTCTATGCCTTTCATACGCCGTGGCCTACGGCCTGTTTCGCTACCGCAAACAGCACGGGCTGACCGATGCGGGCTCGTTCTGGCAGTTCATTGGCGGCAATGCTGTGCACTGGCATCCCTCGGCACTGCTGGACTATCGCTACTACCTGATGCGTGGCGTTCTCAAAGTGGTGCTGGTGATCCCCATCGTCGGACTGGTAGATCCGCATATCCTGCGTTCAGCGGATTACATGGGCTTCTTCACCAACCTCTGGGGCGCACGGCCGCAGCTCGGGCAGACGCTGTGGCTGTCATTGCTGTACGGGCTGGGCGTTTTCCTGATCAGCGACTTCACCCACTACTGGGTACACCGTGCGTTTCATTGCCGCTGGCTGTGGGCGTTTCACAAGGTCCATCACTCCGCGCCGGTGATGGTGCCGGTGACGGCCAGCCGCGTGCATGTTCTGGAAAAGGTCGTCGGCAAACTGGTCGACGTCATTTTTCTCGGTGCCTATGCTGGGGCGTTCTGGTACGCCTGTGGCGGGGAGATCAGCCGCTACACCCTGTTCGGCGTGACCTACCTGGTATTCATCTTCAACGCACTGGCGTCCAACTTGCGCCACAGCCATGTCTGGCTGTCATTTGGGCCGCGGCTCGAGCACGTGCTCAACAGCCCTGCGCAGCACCAGATCCACCACAGCGATGCGCCGAGGCACTTCCACAAGAACTTCGGCACCAACCTGTCCATCTGGGACTGGATGTTCGGCACGCTCTACGTCACCACGTCCAAGCCGGAAGAGATCCGCTTCGGCACCGCCGAGCAGGATTCGCACCGCTACCTGACGCTCTACAGCCTGATCGTCACGCCGTTCGTGGATATCGCCCGCCAGTCATGGCCGGCCAAGCGACCGCTGACGCCCCGGGGGAGGGCGCCCGAAGCGTGA
- a CDS encoding RNA methyltransferase: MSNKRYACIGLSNPKSPSNVGAIMRAAGCYGAASVFYTGTRYDRAKDFITDTKKVHQDIPLINIDDLRKILPLGCVPVAVELVEGARALPEYTHPDRALYIFGAEDGSLSKEIRDWCEDVVYIPTNGCMNLAATVNVVLYDRLAKGNNTRSGPQFGAATKGS; this comes from the coding sequence CGATATGCCTGCATCGGCCTGAGCAACCCGAAATCGCCCTCCAACGTGGGGGCGATCATGCGTGCGGCGGGCTGCTATGGCGCCGCCTCGGTGTTCTACACCGGCACCCGCTACGACCGCGCCAAGGATTTCATCACCGACACCAAGAAGGTCCATCAGGACATTCCGCTGATCAACATCGATGACCTGCGCAAGATCCTGCCGCTCGGTTGCGTGCCAGTCGCCGTGGAGCTGGTCGAGGGTGCGCGCGCCCTTCCCGAATACACGCATCCGGATCGCGCGCTGTACATCTTCGGCGCCGAAGACGGCTCGCTCAGCAAGGAGATCCGCGACTGGTGCGAAGACGTGGTCTACATCCCCACCAACGGCTGCATGAACCTCGCGGCGACGGTGAACGTTGTGCTTTACGACCGATTGGCCAAGGGCAACAACACCCGCTCCGGCCCGCAATTCGGAGCCGCAACGAAGGGCTCATGA